Genomic window (Streptomyces sp. NBC_01431):
CTGCAGGAGATACCCGAGCCGCACGCCGCTCCGGGCGAGGTTCGCGTCCGGGTCACGGCCGCCGGGCTGAATCCGATGGATTGGCAGATCACCACGCGGCCCGAGATGGCGGCGCGGTTCGGCATCACCTTGCCGGCCGGGTTCGGCAGCGACTTCGCCGGAGTGGTGGACGAGGTGGGCGCCGATGCCAGGGGATTCGCGACCGGCGACCGGGTGTACGGGGCTGCGATTGGCCGGTCCGTCGCCGATTTCGTGCTGGCCAAGACACCTGAGGCAACGCTGTGGCACACACCGGAGGGTATCGGCGACGCGGTGGCGAGCACGCTTCCGGTGTCCGGACTGACAGCCTCCGCCGCGCTCGCCGCGATCGGGCTCCGCACCGGGGACACCGTCCTGATCGGCGGAGCGGCGGGTGGCGTGGGGATCTTCGCCGTGCAGCTGGCGAAGCTCGCGGGTGCCCGGGTGCTCGGCACCGCCTCCGAGGGCACGTTCGGATTCCTGCGCGGGCTCGGCGCCGAACCCGTGTCGTACGGCCCCGGCCTGGCGGACCGGGTGCGGGCCCTGGCGCCCGAGGGGATCACCGCCGCGACCGACCTGTTCGGAAGGGAGGCGGCCGAGACCGCGCTCGAACTCGGCGTGGCACCCGAGCGGATCTCCGTCGTGGCCGACGGCCCCGCCCCGCCGCCCGGCGTGCGCACGGCGGGCGCACTCGACGCGGCTCCGGGCGACCTGGAACGGATCGCCGCCGCGATCCATTCCGGCGAGATCACGGTACCGATCGCGGCGACCTTCCCGGTCGAGCAGATCCGCGAAGCCGTGACGACGCAGGCCGAGAGGCATGTTCACGGCAAAATCGTGGTCGCCCTGTGAACCGGCCCAAGGTGGACTCGGCGACCAGGATGGGAGCGCGTATCGCGCAGTGACCGTTCTGTGTGGATCAAAGCCCTCACTTGAGCTGTCCGCTCCTCGCGACTCGATACGCGCCCCAAGTCCTAGCTGTGGCCGAGGAGGCTGATGGGATTGACGATGCTCACGGCGCCTCCGATGGCCGTGGCGCTGACGGCGACGTTTTTGGCGATTGCGCTGAGTTTGTCGGGGACTTCGTGGTTGCTGAGGTCGATCACCTGGTTGACGTTGACTGGGGCGGTCTCGGAGGCCGGGGCCAGCGCGATGCTTCCCAGCGAGAGAAGGGCGCCTGCAGCGATAGCGGTGATGACCCGGCGAACAGTGCTTACGCCACGGCTCCCTTGTACGGGCATATCGGGTGATCCGACGGGCAGCATGCCCAACCCGCAGCTCCGTGCACCGTCCGCGCAGGGGCGCCCGGAAGCCTCCCACGGAGGGCGCATGGGACTAGCCCGGCGCCGCGCGCCGCGCCTGGCGGACCAGCAACGGACTCATCGGACAGGCCCCAGGCCTCCCGCCGGGTCAAACGCCCATCACGCCTCGAACCGATACCCCATCCCCCGCGCCGTGATCAGGTGGCGAGGGTGGGACCGGTCCGGCCCCCCCTGGCGACGAGCGCCACCAGCGCGAAGACCGCGACCGTGGTGACGACGAAGGCCACGTCGGCCATCGTGAACTCCTGAAAGAGGCTCGGAAAACAACAGGCCTGATGAGGAAATCTCCTCATCAGGCCGTTTTCGCCACCGTTGACGCGCCTCTTACGGTCAGCCCCGCGCCCTTGACGCCTCTCTTACGCCGCCGGGTTCCGCCATCGCCCCGGCCCCGCTGGCTCGCCCCGGGCCGGCCGGTTATGCGGCCCGGCGGACCCGCGCGGCCTTGCGGGCCTCGGCGAGTTCACGGGACTCTCCGGCGCGGCGCGAGGTGGCGCGGCCGGACTGGCCGCGGGCGGTGCCCCGACCAAGGAAGGGGGCCTGGCCGCGCTGGGGGCGGTCCGCGGGGGGTGCGGAGGGGCCGATCGGGATGCCGGAGGGGGCCTTGGCGCCCGTGATGCGGCTCAGCTCGGCCTCGCCGGAGCGGACCTGGGTGATGGTCGGGGTGATCCCGGCGGCCACCATCAGGCGGCTCATCTCGCGGCGCTGGTTGGGCAGGACCAGCGTGACGACGCTGCCGGACTCGCCGGCGCGGGCGGTGCGACCACCGCGGTGCAGGTAGTCCTTGTGGTCGGTCGGCGGGTCGACGTTCACCACGAGGTCGAGGTTGTCGACGTGGATG
Coding sequences:
- a CDS encoding NADP-dependent oxidoreductase; its protein translation is MSKAVRYRRFGGPEVLELQEIPEPHAAPGEVRVRVTAAGLNPMDWQITTRPEMAARFGITLPAGFGSDFAGVVDEVGADARGFATGDRVYGAAIGRSVADFVLAKTPEATLWHTPEGIGDAVASTLPVSGLTASAALAAIGLRTGDTVLIGGAAGGVGIFAVQLAKLAGARVLGTASEGTFGFLRGLGAEPVSYGPGLADRVRALAPEGITAATDLFGREAAETALELGVAPERISVVADGPAPPPGVRTAGALDAAPGDLERIAAAIHSGEITVPIAATFPVEQIREAVTTQAERHVHGKIVVAL